The DNA region ACGCCGCGCCGGGCAATACCCGCACGAATACTCGGGCGGCATGCGGCAACGCGCGCTCATCGCCATCGGGCTCTCGGCCCGGCCGCGACTGCTCATCGCCGACGAACCCACCTCCGCGCTCGACGTCACCGTGCAACGCCAGATCCTCGACCACATCGACGAACTGACCCGCGAACTCGGCACCGCCCTGCTGCTCATCACCCACGACCTCGGCCTCGCCGCCGAACGCGCCGAACACCTCGTGGTCATGTACCGCGGCCGCGTCGTCGAATCCGGTCCGGCCGCCGAGATTCTGCGCGACCCCCGCCACGAGTACACCCGGCGGCTGGTGGCCGCCGCACCCTCGCTCGCCGCCCGGCGCAGCGCCACCACCACCGAACGCGCCGCCTACCGGGACCTCGCCATCGACGTGGCCGCCGCCGAGGCCGCCGGCGAACCCGACGACATCGTGGTCGCCGACGGACTCACCAAGCGGTATCGCGTCCGTGGCTCGGTGCCGTGGAAGCACACCGAATTCACCGCCGCCGAGGACGTCTCGTTCCGGCTGCGCCGCGGGACCACCACCGCGCTGGTGGGCGAATCGGGGTCGGGTAAGACCACCGTCGCCTCGATGGTGCTCGGATTGGACACGCCCACAGCGGGTTCGGTCGCTTTCGACGGCAAGGATGTCGCCGAGCTGGCGCGCCGGACACCGCTCGCCTTCCGTCGCCGCATCCAGCCGATATTCCAAAACCCCTACGGGTCACTGGATCCCACCTACTCCATTCACCGCGCCATCGCCGAACCGCTGCGCACCCACCGCATCGGCAACCGGGAATCTCGCGATGCCCGGGTCCGGGAGCTTCTCGACCTGGTGGCGCTGCCGTCCGCGGTCGCCGCGCGCTATCCGCGCGAATTGTCCGGCGGCCAGCGGCAACGCGTCGCCATCGCCCGCGCGCTGGCCCTGGAACCCGAACTGATCGTGTGCGACGAAGCGGTCTCCGCCCTCGACGTGCTGGTGCAGGACCAGATCCTGAACCTGCTCAACACCCTGCAAGCCGAGTTCGGGCTGTCCTACCTGTTCATCACCCACGACCTCGCGGTGGTGCGCCAGATCGCGGACTCGGTCCTGGTCATGCAGGACGGCAAGGTGGCCGAATCGGCCTCGACCGCGGACCTGTTCGACCATCCGCAGTCGCCCTATACGCAGCGTCTGCTCGATGCGATCCCCGGTCGCGACCTGCTCGTGGGCTGACGCGGATTCCCGGGCCACGCCGCACGACCCGCCGCGGGCGGATCAGAACATTGCCGTTGGGGTCATCGCCCCGGAGCCGACGGCAGGTGGTGGCCGGGGCGCGGGGTACCAGCCAGTAGCCTCGTATCTCGTGACCGACCCGCTGCAGCCCCTCGTCGACCTGCCCGGCGTGCTCGAAGCCGCCGACAAGGCTCGTGACGCGCTCGCCGAGGTGCACCGCCACCGGGCGAACCGCCGCGGCTGGCCGACCACCGCCGCCGAAGCGGCCGTCCGCGCGGCCCGATCCTCGGCCGTCATCGAAGGCGGAACCATCGACCTGCCCGCCGACGGCAACGTCGAGGACCCCATCCTCGCGGGTTCACTGCGCGTCGGCCAGGCCTTGGACGCCGAGGCCCTCACCAACTTGGTCGGAGTCTGGCAACGTGCGCCCCTGCAGGCGCTCGCTCGCCTGCACCTGCTCGCCGCCGCCGACCTGGTCGAGGACCAGCAGCAGCTGGGCCGCCCCCGCGCTGTGCCCGGTGTCGCCGAACGGCTGGACCTGCTGGCCCAGACCGTCACCACGAGCAAGGCGCCGGCACCGGTCCTCGCAGCCGTCGTGCACGGTGAACTGCTCTCCCTGCGCCCCTTCGGCACCGCCGACGGCATCGTCGCCCGCGCCGCCTCCCGGCTCGTCGCGGTATCCAGTGGCCTTGACCCGCACAGCCTCGGAGTCCCCGAAGTCTTCCTGCTCCGCCGCCGCCAGGCCTACCTCGACGCCGCGGCCGCTTTCGGCATGGGCACGGCGGAAGGGGTGGGCGGCTGGGTGATCTTCATCTGCGGCGCACTCGAGGACGGCGCGCGCGAAGCCCGCTCGATCGCGGATTCCGCTTCGGGGTAAATGCCCCTATCGGTGAAAGGTGTTGCGTGCCAAGGGATTTCAATGACCCTGCACGCATAAGGGCGGGCGGCGTAGTCGCTGTTCTGCGACCTCACCGCCCGCTAGCACGGACCACCCGGTTACCAAGCGTGCTTTTCGGGTTGTGTCTCTTCGGCCTCGGCGAGCTCTCCGGGATCCGGTGGTTCATCCCCGCATGGATGCGAGGCCCTCGCCGTCGAAATCCCGGATAACGCAGGCCCACAACTACTCTTGCCCTTGTCGCGGCGTGCTCCGCGTGGGTGCCTGGCGTCCGTGCTGGGAAGGGTGGGATGGGAGGTCGAATCTTCTCTTCCGATCCGATCTTGGCCTTCCGTCCTTCCGTGCCTCCATTGTTACCCCGTGACTGCCGTCACAGCAAGACCTGGGGAAACATTCCAATACTCGGCCTTTCGGGGTGGTTTCGGGCTCGGCGATTCGGACAGATGACCGGTCAGCGCCGGCGGCGCAGCAGCCGGTAACTGAGCGCCCCCGCGGCCACCGCGCTCAACCCGACCGCGAGCGACGCCGCCACCGTGGTGGTGGTCGGGGCCGGGATCCGCGCCCACAGCGACACCGGATTCGTGAAGGCCAGAATGGGCCAGCCGCGCGCGGCGGCCTCGCGGCGCAGGCCCCGGTCCGGGTTCACCGCGGTCGGGTGGCCGACCACCTCCAGCATCGGGAGGTCGGTCACCGAGTCGGAGTAGGCGTAGCAGCGGGACAGATCGTAATCATATTGCGCCGCAAGCTTTTCGATCGCCTCGACTTTGCCCGGGCCGTAGCAGTAGAACTCGACTTCACCGGCGTATCGGCCGTTTTCGATGACCATGCGGGTGGCGGCGAAGTGATCCGCGCCCAGGGCGGCCGCGATCGGGGCCACCACCTCCTCGCCGGAGGCGGACACGATCACCACGTTGTGGCCTCGAATCCGATGGTCCGCAATGAGATCCGCGCCTCGGCGTAGATCAGCGGGTCCACGATGTCGTGCAACGTCTCGGCCACGATCGACCGCACCTGATCGACATCCCAGCCCGCGCACATCTTGGTGAGATGCTCGCGCATCCGCTCCATCTGATCGTGATCGGCGCCGGACAGCAGGAACAGGAAATGCGCGTAACTGCTCTCCAGCACCGCGCGGCGGCTGAGCAGACCCTGATCCAGGAACGGCTTGCTGAAGACGAAGGCGCTCGATCGGGCGATCACCGTCTTGTCGAGATCGAAGAAGGCGGCGACTCGTCCGCGTTCGGCTGTCACGCGTCCAGGATATGGTTCCGGGCCGCGCGGCGGGCGGCATGGGTCTCCCGCACGGGTCCGCGGCGCTCTCCGGACCGGTCATTCGGTGCGCCGGACCGCGTGTCGAAGCTCACGTTTCGAAGCGTGTCCATCGGGGTTAGCCAGACGGAAGCCGAGCCGTCAGGACGGGAAAAAGACTCGCCGGGCGGACTTGCAATGCGGCCGGGGCTTGGGTGTAGTATCGCAGTTACCTGGACTAGTCCAGGCGCGTTCAGCCCGACCCCCCGGGGCTGAACCCGACGGCCCCAGCCTCCTCCCCCCCCGGCTGGGGCCGTCCTCTATTTACGGACAGGTTCCGAATCCCCACGCGCTCCTCGAGTTGTGCACAGGCCGCGTGTTATCCACACTCGCCGCAGGGCCACTTTCGCCGGTTCGCCGAACGGTCGACGCTGACCTGCATGAACTCCGAAGCCGCCACCCCGCGGCGCTCGCACTGGTCGCCGATCCCCATCTGCGCGACGAGATCCGGCGCATCGCCGCCGCGGCCGACCGCTCGCTCGACGAGCGCCGGCCGCCGCCCGGCCGCCACGCCTGGACCGCCGCGTCCGTGATCATCCTCGACACCGCCGCCGCGCATAGCTGCGTATCCGCCGGCCACCCCCGCCGCCACGGGATCCTCCTGGTGACCGACGGCGAGCCGAGTTTGCTCGACTGGCAGACCGCCACCGCGGCCGGCGCCGAACAGGTGCTGCCGCTCCCGTCCGCGGCCGACGCCCTGATCGCCGCCTTCGCCGCCCACGACGGCCGCCGCCCTGGCGACGGCGCCGTCCTCGCGGTGGCCGGTGCGGGCGCCGGAGCCGGGGCCTCCGTCCTCGCCGCGGCCATAGCCCTCACCGCCGCAGGACGTTTCCGCGACCGCACCATCCTGGTCGACTGCGCCCCCTACGGCGGCGGACTCGACCTCCTCCTCGGTCTGGAGAAGGCCCCGGGCTTGCGGTGGCCGGACCTCACCATCGAACACGGCCGCGTCTCCGCCCCCGCCCTGCACGCGGCATTGCCCACGGTCTCGGGACTGGCCGTGCTGTCGTGTGGACGGGGAACTCCCGCAAGGGAGTTCGATGCGGCATTCGGAGTCGGCGCGGGGGGATGCGAAGCGACCTCGGCAGGGCAACCCGGCGGGGCGGCCGACTGCGTGATCGACCGCGGCGGTGTGGTCGACGCGGCTGGAATCGGCGGTCCGGCAATGGAACTCGGTGATGCCGTGAACGGGTTCCGCGGCGGCGACGGGCCCGACCGGCCACTGGCGCCGGTAGCGGTTCGCGCCGTCCTGGAGGGTGGCCGTGCCGCAGGTGATCTGGTGGTCGCGGATCTGTCCAGCGACCACGGCGCGCACACGGATGAGGTTCTCGACACGGCCGATCTCGTGGTGCTGGTGACCCAGGCTCGGCTGCGGTCGATCGCCTCGGCCGAGTCCGCGTCGGCGTACCTGAAGGCCCGAAATCCCCATGTGCGCTTGATCGTTCGCGGCCCGGCTCCCGGCGGACTCGCTCCCTCGGACATCGCCGGGGCCCTCGCGCTGCCGCTGCTGAGCGCGGTCCCCTCCCAGCCCGGCCTCACCGAGCGCCTGGAGCGCGGCGGGCTCACCGTGCGCCGCCGCGGCCCCCTCCGGACCGCCGCCGAATCCGCCCTCACCGCCCTGTTCTCCGGCCACCCCGCCCGGGTCCGCGCTACCTGCCAACCCGGCCCATCCTGGTGGAGCCTCGCCCGGGCGCGCGGCGCACACCGCACGCCGGAGCTGTCGTACCCCACCGGTGCCGGGCGATGACGGCCACCTCCGCCGCCCGGCCGTTCCGGCGGACCACGGGTCTGGTCGGCGTCTGGCCGGACGTGCGTGGTTCACGTTCGGTGCGGGGCAGTTCCTGGCGCTCGACCCCAGCGCGATCGGCCTACTGCCGCATCGGGTCCGGGGCGTGCTGCCGGTGGCTCGTGGTCGACGTCGAGGTGCGCGATGAGTGAGCTGGTGACGGCCGAACTGCTGGAGCGGGTCCGGGAGCGCTTGGCCGAGGGGGCCGCCGATCCGGATCCCGCGCGGGTGGCCACGGCCATTCGGGCCGAGGCGGGCGGGGTGCTCGCGGATACGGATCTGCTGCGGGTGCTGCGGCTGCTGCAGACCGAGATGACGGGGGCGGGGGTGCTGGAGCCGTTGCTGCATGATCCGGAGGTGGCCGACGTGCTGGTCACCGGTCCGGATTCGGTGTGGGTGGATCGCGGGCGGGGGCTGCGGCGGACGGCGGTTCGATTTCCGGATGAAGCGGCGGTGCGCAGGCTGGCCCAGCGGCTGGCGCTGGCGGCCGGGCGCAGGCTGGACGACGCGCAGCCGTGGGTGGACGGCCGGTTGCCCGGAAGCGGAGCGGCACAGGGGCATTCGTTCGGGGTGCGGCTGCACGCGGTGCTCGCACCGATCGCGCACGGCGGCACCTGCCTGTCACTGCGTGTACTACGGCCCGCCACGCAAGGACTGGATGCCCTGGCGGCGGCGGGTGCCGTGCACCCGGACGCGAAGTGCCTGCTGGAGCGCATCATTCGAGCCCGCCTCGCCTTCCTGGTGGTCGGCGGAACCGGCTCCGGCAAGACGACCTTGCTGTCGAGCCTGCTGGCCACCGTCGATCCGGCCGAGCGCATCGTCTGTGTGGAGGACGCCGCCGAGCTCGCACCGCCACACCCGCATGTGGTCCGGCTGGTCGCCCGTCCCGCCAATGTCGAAGGCGCGGGCCAGGTCACCGTGCGCGACCTGGTGCGCCAGGCGCTCCGCATGCGTCCCGACCGGATCGTCGTCGGGGAGGTCCGGGGAGCGGAGGTGGTGGATCTGCTGACCGCCCTGAACACCGGGCACGACGGCGGGGCGGGCACCGTGCACGCGAATTCACCCGGCGAGGTCCCGGCCCGGCTGGAGGCGCTGGCCGCGCTCGGCGGTATGCCCGCGGCCGCCCTGCACAGTCAGCTGGCGGCCGCCGTCCAGGTGATCCTGCACGTGCACCGGCGGCCCGACGGTGGTCGCGTGCTCCGCGAAATCGGCTTGGTCACCACCGATGGCGGCCGAGTGCGCTTCGTTCCCGCGTGGACCGCCGATGCCCGTCCGGCCCCGGCGGCTCCCGCCCTGCTGGCACTGCTTGACGAAAGGACTCCCGATGCTTCCCGCCGATGAGAATTGCCCCGGATCGTGTGGTTGCCCTGGGCCCCAGACGAATCCGAAGGTACTTCTGACCAAGTCGTATCCGGTCCCGGGAGGTGATCAACCGTGCTGCAGCCCTTTTCGGGCACACGGGTCACGATTCCCCGGGCTCGGGTTGGCGTGGCGCACGCCATGCTGTCGATGCAGTTCCACCGATTCGACTGGGGCCGAGTGTGATTCGTCCACGGCGCTGAGCGATGGCGACTGATGACGGCCGCTTCGAGCGCGACCGCTCCCGCAGTGGCATGCGTCGCGCTCGCTGTCCTCCTGCTGCCTCCTCCGAGAGCTCGACGGCGGATGATCCACCTCTTCGCCCATGCCTGTGAAGTCCGAAAAGTAGAGCCCCGCTGGATGATTCGGGCTGTCGCGCTCGTTGTGGGCCCCCTGCTGTTGCTTGCGGGTCCGGGTCCGGCGCTGGCGGCCCTGCTGGTGGCATCGACCGCCTGGGTCCGCCATCGCCGGGCGCGGCGGGCTCGGCTGCGGACCGCCGCCACGGCGCAGCTGCTGGAGGGTTTGGAGGCGGTGATCGGGGAGCTGCGCATCGGTGCGCATCCGAGCGCCGCGGCCGCCGCGGCCGCCGCCGAGACCGAGGGTGAGGCGTCCCGGGCCTTCGCCGTGAGCGCGGCGCGCAGCCGATTGGGCGGCTCGGGCGCGGAGGGCCTGAGGTGCCCCGATTCGGTGGTGGCGCGTGAGCTGTCCGGGGTGGCCGGGGCTTGGCGGGTGGCTGAGCGACACGGTCTCGCCCTGGCCGAGCTGCTGACGGCGGCGCGCCTGGATCTGCTGGGCCGCAAGCGCTTCCGGGATCGCACCGCCGCTGCTCTGGCCGGAGCCAGGGCGACGGCACTGGTGCTGGCCTTGCTACCAGTGCTCGGTATCGGGCTCGGCCAGCTGATGGGCGCGGCCCCGCTGCACGTGCTGTTCGTGTCCCCGGCGGGAACGGCCCTGCTGCCCTTGGGGTCCGCGCTCACCTGCGCCGGTCTGCTGTGGTCCGACGCCATCGCGGACAAGGCACTGCGATGACCGCGGCCGCCGCGGTCCTCGTCGCCGTCGCGTTGGTGATCCTGCCGGGCCGCGTCGGGGCGGTGCGCAGGCTCCGCCGGTTGCACGACCCGGCGTACCGCGATTCGTCACCGCTGCAGGCTCTCCCGGCGCGGACCGACGCACTGGGCGTCGCCTCGGCGCTGGATCTGCTCGCGGCTTGCCTGCGCGCCGGCTTGCCCACTGCGCGGGCGGCGGCCGCGGTCGCCGCCGAGGCGCCGGAGCCGTTGGCTTCGGCCCTGTCCCGGGCCTCGGATCTGTTGATGCTGGGCGCGGATCCGGCGAGCGCGTGGGCGCAGGCCACCGCGGGAGTCGCCGACGACTCGGTGACCGCGCTGGCCCGGATGGCCCGGCGCTCGGCGCGCTCGGGGACCGGATTGGCCACCGCCGTCGCCGAATTGGCCGAGCGCCGCCGCGGCGAGCTCGAGGATGCCGCCGCCGCACGGGCCGAGCGGGCCGGGGTACTGATCGGCGGTCCGCTCGGCCTCTGCTTCCTGCCCGCCTTCCTGTGCCTGGGCATCGTCCCGGTGGTGTTGGGCCTGGCGGGCCGGGTCCTGGACGGCGGCCTGCTGTGACCGAGAACCGCACCGGCGCGGATCCGCCGCGCCGGACCGAGGAAGGGAGTGACTGTGGGAACGAGCGTCCGACACCTGTGCTGGGAGCTGCGGGCCAGACTGCTGCACGCCCTGACCGCCGACTCCGGGATGAGCACCGCGGAGTACGCGATCGGCACGATCGCGGCGGCGGCCTTCGGGGCAGTGTTGTACACGGTGGTGACCGGGAACAGCATTGTGAATGCCCTGACGGCCATCATCGACCGGGCCCTGAAGACTCCCGTCAAGTGACGTATGACACACCACCTGATCATGCCGAGGCGGGCATGGCGACCGTTGAGGCCGCTATCGCGCTGGCCGCGTTGGTCGCGGTAATGGTCCTCGCGGTGGGTGCACTGCTGGCGGTATCGGCTCAAGTGTGTTGTGTCGATGCCGCCCGCGAGGCGGCCCGGCTCGCGGCGCGGGGCGAGACCGAGTCGGCGGTCGCCACGGCCCACCGGGTGGCGCCGCCGGGTGCGCGGGTCGCCATCCACCTGGAGGGGGATCTGGTGGTCGCGGAAGTCACCGCCCGGGCCGCGCTGGTTCCGATCACGCTGCGCGCGGCGGCGGTCGCGGCGCAGGAACCGGGGGAGTCGCGATGAGACGCCCGGCGGGGCCCGGCACCGTGCGGGAGGCGGGCGGGGTGACGGTGACCGCGTGCCTGGCGCTGATCAGTGTGTTCGCGGTGACGGTTCTGGTCGCCCAGGTCGGGGTGGCGGTGGCGGCTCGGCATCGGGTGCGGGCCGCCGCGGATCTGAGCGCGCTGGCGGCGGCCGCCGCGCTGGACGGCGGTACGGCGGTCGCGTGCCGCCGGGCCGCGGATATCGCGAGCCGGATGGGTGTCCGGTCTGCCGGATGTGAGGTGCGGGGGTGGGACGTGACGGTGACGGTCGCCGGGCGGGTTTCGCTAGGGCCGTTGGGGGATCGGGAAGTCCGGGCGGCGGCCCGGGCGGGCCCGGTGGATGACTAGGGGTTGCGAGGGGATATCTCGTACCGAGCGGTTGGTCAGAATGGTGATGGCGCGGGCCACATCAGTGGTCGATCAATGTCGAAATTCGATGAATGGCATAGGCGAATTGTTTGGGTCTCGAACGCTTTCCTATTCGCGCCCCGAGACTCATTCGAATGAATGCACTGGTAAATGCTGGAGTGACATATTCGAGTGGAGCAACCCCTCAGTTAACAGGATCACATCCCTTTTTAATCGACTTGGCCCCTCGGCGTGTCGCCGCCACCCTCCAGCATCCGGATTCCACCCGATATCTACCAGTTGACAGCTCCGACCGGTTGGTCGGGTGGCGGTGCGATATCACCGCGGCGACGGCGGCGTCACGGTTCGGGGCTGTCGCCGTCACCTTCGCCCAGATCGGCCAATACCGCCCGCAATAAGCGGGCCGCCCCGGCCTTGTCCAGGGGATTGTTGCCGTTCCCGCACTTGGGTGACTGCACGCAGGACGGGCAGCCGCTCAGGCAGGCGCAGGAGTCGATGGCCCCCAGCGTGGCGGCCAGCCAGTGCCGCAGTCGCTGGAAGCCGCGCTCCGCGAAACCGGCCCCGCCGGGATGTCCGTCGTAGACGAACACTGTAGGCAGGCCGGTGTCGGCATGTTCAGCCGTCGACACGCCGCCGATATCCCACCGATCGCAGGTCGCGACCAACGGCAGCATGCCGATGGCGGCGTGCTCGGCCGCATGCAGTGCGCCCCCGGCGTGTCGCGCGTCGATTCCGGCTCTGACCAGCAGATCCGGCGTGACCGTGTAGTACACGGCCCGGGTCGGCAGGGTTTGAGCGGGCAGGTCCAGCGGAGTCATGTCCAGCACCTCGCCGCTGGGCAGTCTGCGCAGGTAGCCGACCACCTGCCGGGTGACCAGCACCTGGGCCAGACCCGTGGTGACCGAGCCGTGCCGGTGCTCCTCGGTGACCGCCTCGATCTCCAAAGAGGTGACCGCCCGCGCGCTGGTGCTCCACCCCGGCGTGTCGGCGTGCACGAGCGCCACGCCGTCCTCCAGGTCCAGCTCGTCGACCACGTAACTCTCGCCCTGGTGCAGGTGCACCGCGCCCGGGTGCAGGGTGGCGGGGGCGCGTCCGGCGTCGGTGGTGCCGAGCATGCGGCCCGACTCGACGTCCACCACCGCGATCGCGGTTCCGATGCCGCCGCGCACGTCCACCTCGTCGTGCGGATGCGCGTCGGCGGTCACGAACCACCGCGCCGACCCGTCTCGAGCCACCCCGGCGCGCCGCCGGATCAGACCCTGTTCGGCCAGGTCGGACAGCAGTTCCCAGGCTTGGAAGGTATGTACTTCGGCATCGCTGAGCGGCTGTTCCAGGGCCGCGCACAGCAAGTGCGGGCCGAGCACGTATGGATTGTGCGGGTCGGTGATGGTCGCTTCCAGCGGGCGTCCGAGCAGGGCTTCCGGGTGGTGCACGAGGTAGGTGTCCAGCGGGTCGTCACGGGCGATGAGCAGCACCAGCGAGCCCTGAGTGCGTCGTCCGGCACGCCCGGCCTGCTGCCAGAACGAGGCGACCGTCCCCGGGTATCCCGCCACCACGACGGCGTCCAATCCGGCGATGTCCACGCCCAGTTCCAGGGCATTCGTGGTGGCAGCGCCCAATAGCGTGCCCTCCGACAGGGCCGTTTCCAGGGCGCGCCGGTCCTCGGCCAGATAGCCGGCCCGATAGGCCGCGACACGCCCGGGAAGTCCGGCGTCCACATCGGCCAGCAGCCGCCGGGTGTCCATGGCGATCAGTTCCGCGCCGCGCCGGGAGCGCACGAAGGTCAGGGTGCGGGCGCCCTCGGCGACCAGATCGGCCATCACCGTGGCGGCCTCGGCCCCGGCCGAACGACGCAGGGCCGCACCGTTTTCCCCGGTCAAACCGCTGCCGAGGAGCGGCGGCTCCCACAGCGCCACGGTTCGCGCGCCCTGCGGCGACCCGTCGTCGGTGACCGCGACACACGGTGCGCCGATCAGTTTCTCGGCGGTGGCGGCGGGGTCCGCGGCGGTCGCCGAGCACAGCACGAAGACCGGATCCGCCCCGTACCGCTCGGCGAGTCGCCGGAGCCGGCGCAGCACCAGGGCCACGTGCGACCCGAAAACCCCGCGATAGATATGGCATTCGTCGACCACGATGTATTTGAGCTGCCGAAACAGCCGGGCCCAGCGCTGATGCGACCGCAGCATCCCGACGTGCAGCATGTCCGGATTGGTGAAGACCCAGCGTGCGTGCGCCCGGACCCACTGCCGGATCTCGGCCGGTGTGTCCCCGTCGTAGGGGGCGGGATGGATGCCGCGCAGCGGATCTTCGCTGGTCAGCTCGTTGACCATGCGGAGTTGGTCGGCACCGAGGGCTTTGGTGGGCGCGAGATAGAGGGCGGTGGCCCGCGGATCGGCCTGCAGCGCGGTCAGCACCGGGAGCTGGTATGCCAGCGACTTTCCGGACGCCGTTCCGGTCGACACCACCACGTGCCGGCCCGCCGCGGCGAGGTCCGCGGCCCGGCTCTGGTGGCTCCAGGGCTCCGCGACTCCGGTCGCCTGAACTGCGGCGATGACGTCGGGAGAGGTCCATTCGGGCCATTTCGTGACCTGCGCCGCGCGGGGCGGCAGCTCGGTGACGTGGGTGAGCCGGGAGTCGCCTGAAGCAGAGCCGTTTAGGACACGATTCAGCAACGATCTCCCGTAGCTGATGTCGCTGTTGTCTCCGGATCGTCGCGCCGGATCTCCGTCATTCACCGCAGCGCCATCGCGACACGCCGAAGGGGTGCGAAAGGTGTGTGCGTCCGCCGCTCTACCTGCCATTTCACTACAGGGTAGCGACCTGCCTCCACACCCCGTTTGCCAGATGCTCGCTCTGTTATCCGGAAGCAAACCAACTTCAAGTACGGATTTGGGCATTATGCCCCTCACCTGCGCATTCGCAAGATCAACTTTTTTGCAAATTGTGGGTAACTCCGCTGTTGAATTGCCCGAAGACATGGTTCACTGGTCCCTGGTCGCAAGCTTCTGTGTTCGAGGGAACGGATCTAAAGTCCAAACCATCAGCAGGATCGATGTTGCGAACGGTGTACTAGGTGCTTTCCTGCAGGGGGAACAGAGTACAGCGGTCTCAACGGACCCGGTGGATGAACCTACTTGTCCGCCGTTCCGGTATGGAAAGAGAAGGAACAGAATGGCACAGGGAACTGTGAAGTGGTTCAACGCGGAGAAGGGGTTCGGCTTCATCGCGCCCGAGGACGGCTCCGCTGACGTCTTCGTCCACTACTCCGAGATCCAGGGTCGGGCTTCCGCACCCTCGAGGAGAACCAGAAGGTCGAGTTCGAGGTTGGTCAGGGCACCAAGGGCCCGCAGGCCACCGGTGTTCGCGCGCTCTGAGCGAGCCAACCCCTAAGGTTCCGTCCCCCATCGCCCCCCGGCGGTGGGGGACGACCCATATCTGGACCCATTACACTCGATCACGATCAGGGGCTACATCGTCGCCGCGCACCAGCCGCGGCCTTTGAACACGGTATAAACGTTGCTGGCAGCGATATCGGACATCGCAGCCGCTTTGCCCCAGCCGCGTAGAGCGCGTTCCCCAAGCTCCGGCGCGGATCGAGACGAAAGGTGTGTTCGCCGGTGGCAACACGAGACCGCGGTGCAGCGCCGAACCCCGAGGCAGCGCCCGACCAGGGCCGCTCCCTGCGTCGTCTCGTGATCGTCGAGTCGCCGACGAAGGCCAAGAAGATCGCACCGTATCTGGGCCGCGGTTATGTGGTGGAGGCGTCGGTCGGCCATATTCGGGACCTGCCGCGTGGCGCGGCGGATGTGCCCGCCAAATACAAAGGACAGCAGTGGGCGCGACTCGGCGTCGATGTCGATCACGACTTCGAGGCCATCTATGTCGTCAGCCCCGAAAAGAAGGGGAAGGTCAGTGAGCTGAAGAGCCTGCTGGCCGACGCCGACGAGCTCTACCTCGCCACCGACCCCGACCGCGAGGGCGAGGCCATCGCGTGGCACCTGCTGGAAACCCTGAAGCCCAAGGTGCCGGTGCGGCGCATGGTCTTCCACGAGATCACCGAGTCCGCCATTCGCGCGGCCGCCGCCGATACCCGTGAGCTGGACAAGGATCTGGTCGACGCGCAGGAGACGCGGCGCATCCTGGACCGGCTCTACGGCTACGAAGTGTCGCCGGTGCTGTGGAAGAAGGTCATGCCGCGTTTGTCGGCGGGCCGCGTGCAGTCGGTGGCGACGCGCGTCATCGTGCAGCGGGAGCGGGAGCGCATGGCGTTCCGGTCCGCGGAGTACTGGGACATCGCGGCCAAGCTCGACGCCGGCGGGAAAGAAGACGGTGGGAATCCGCGGGTCTTCGGCGCGCGCCTGGTCACCGTCGACGGTTTGCGCGTCGCGTCCGGTCGCGATTTCGGATCCGACGGGCAGCTGAAGTCGCAGGCCGCCGATGGTTCCGCACCGACCGTTCGGGTACTGCGGGCCGCCGATGCCCAGCATCTGGCCGAGTCGCTGCACGGCGTGAATCTCGCCGTCACCTCGGTGGAGTCCAAGCCGTACACGCGAAAGCCGTACGCGCCGTTCATGACCTCGACGCTGCAGCAGGAGG from Nocardia tengchongensis includes:
- a CDS encoding TadE family type IV pilus minor pilin, producing MATVEAAIALAALVAVMVLAVGALLAVSAQVCCVDAAREAARLAARGETESAVATAHRVAPPGARVAIHLEGDLVVAEVTARAALVPITLRAAAVAAQEPGESR
- a CDS encoding Rv3654c family TadE-like protein is translated as MRRPAGPGTVREAGGVTVTACLALISVFAVTVLVAQVGVAVAARHRVRAAADLSALAAAAALDGGTAVACRRAADIASRMGVRSAGCEVRGWDVTVTVAGRVSLGPLGDREVRAAARAGPVDD
- a CDS encoding DEAD/DEAH box helicase — protein: MLNRVLNGSASGDSRLTHVTELPPRAAQVTKWPEWTSPDVIAAVQATGVAEPWSHQSRAADLAAAGRHVVVSTGTASGKSLAYQLPVLTALQADPRATALYLAPTKALGADQLRMVNELTSEDPLRGIHPAPYDGDTPAEIRQWVRAHARWVFTNPDMLHVGMLRSHQRWARLFRQLKYIVVDECHIYRGVFGSHVALVLRRLRRLAERYGADPVFVLCSATAADPAATAEKLIGAPCVAVTDDGSPQGARTVALWEPPLLGSGLTGENGAALRRSAGAEAATVMADLVAEGARTLTFVRSRRGAELIAMDTRRLLADVDAGLPGRVAAYRAGYLAEDRRALETALSEGTLLGAATTNALELGVDIAGLDAVVVAGYPGTVASFWQQAGRAGRRTQGSLVLLIARDDPLDTYLVHHPEALLGRPLEATITDPHNPYVLGPHLLCAALEQPLSDAEVHTFQAWELLSDLAEQGLIRRRAGVARDGSARWFVTADAHPHDEVDVRGGIGTAIAVVDVESGRMLGTTDAGRAPATLHPGAVHLHQGESYVVDELDLEDGVALVHADTPGWSTSARAVTSLEIEAVTEEHRHGSVTTGLAQVLVTRQVVGYLRRLPSGEVLDMTPLDLPAQTLPTRAVYYTVTPDLLVRAGIDARHAGGALHAAEHAAIGMLPLVATCDRWDIGGVSTAEHADTGLPTVFVYDGHPGGAGFAERGFQRLRHWLAATLGAIDSCACLSGCPSCVQSPKCGNGNNPLDKAGAARLLRAVLADLGEGDGDSPEP